The Lucilia cuprina isolate Lc7/37 chromosome 5, ASM2204524v1, whole genome shotgun sequence genome includes a window with the following:
- the LOC111676832 gene encoding uncharacterized protein LOC111676832 isoform X1, producing MMSRTVRFSCRYFKLMYIVAGILLSNEDICETVDQIQIAPRVEMKEKFPLQQAAKKVQRLEISENKTSPNQCWYHKLNVFRVVSSLKRRLRPQWSAFSLWTIPNYFIQCSSNLLCRTFVISSDCDVLYK from the exons atgatgTCACGAACCGTCAG attttcttgCAGATATTTCAAATTAATGTATATTGTTGCGGGTATACTGTTGAGTAACGAGGATATATGTGAAACAGTAGATCAAATACAAATCGCACCACGTgttgaaatgaaagaaaaatttcccCTTCAACAGGCCGCGAAAAAAGTGCAACGTCTCGAAATAAGCGAAAATAAAACAAGTCCAAACCAGTGTTGGTATCATAAATTGAATGTATTTCGTGTGGTGAGCAGCCTAAAGAGACGTCTACGGCCGCAATGGAGTGCctttagtctatggactataccCAACTATTTTATACAGTGTTCCTCTAATTTACTCTGTCGCACGTTTGTTATTAGCAGTGACTgtgatgttttatataaataa
- the LOC111676832 gene encoding uncharacterized protein LOC111676832 isoform X2: MMSRTVRYFKLMYIVAGILLSNEDICETVDQIQIAPRVEMKEKFPLQQAAKKVQRLEISENKTSPNQCWYHKLNVFRVVSSLKRRLRPQWSAFSLWTIPNYFIQCSSNLLCRTFVISSDCDVLYK; the protein is encoded by the exons atgatgTCACGAACCGTCAG ATATTTCAAATTAATGTATATTGTTGCGGGTATACTGTTGAGTAACGAGGATATATGTGAAACAGTAGATCAAATACAAATCGCACCACGTgttgaaatgaaagaaaaatttcccCTTCAACAGGCCGCGAAAAAAGTGCAACGTCTCGAAATAAGCGAAAATAAAACAAGTCCAAACCAGTGTTGGTATCATAAATTGAATGTATTTCGTGTGGTGAGCAGCCTAAAGAGACGTCTACGGCCGCAATGGAGTGCctttagtctatggactataccCAACTATTTTATACAGTGTTCCTCTAATTTACTCTGTCGCACGTTTGTTATTAGCAGTGACTgtgatgttttatataaataa